A section of the Triticum dicoccoides isolate Atlit2015 ecotype Zavitan chromosome 7A, WEW_v2.0, whole genome shotgun sequence genome encodes:
- the LOC119332472 gene encoding putative disease resistance RPP13-like protein 1, translating to MTEVALASAGLRLAASPVLKKLLANASTFLGVDMARELHELETTILPQFELVIEAANKGNHRARLDKWLQELKEAFYMAEDLLDGHEYNLLKHKANEKDSLPGNASSISSTFMKPLRAASSRLSNLSSENRKLISQLNELKATLAKAKEFRELLCLPAGCDRESPTIPSAVVPETTSLPPLKVIGRDKDCNHIIDCLTKTTATTECSTAMYSSLAIVGAGGMGKSTLAQLVYNCKRVKEYFDVTMWVSISRKLDVRRHTREIIESASQGECPHIDNLDTLQRKLTNILQESGKFLLVLDDVWFEPGSEREWDQLLAPLASQEMGSKVLVTSRRDIFPAALCCEEVFPLQNMEDAHFLALFKQHALSGPEIRNPQLREKLDDFAKKITKRLGQSPLAAKVVGSQLKGKTDITAWKDALTIKVDKLSEPMRALLWSYEKLDPCLQRCFLYCSLFPKGYKYDIDDLVHFWMAEGLIDTRNQAKRVEDTGSDCFKEMISASFFQPVNEENTSTYYVMHDLLHDLAELLSKEDYFRLEDDKVTEIPSTVRHLSVCVDSMMQHKQSICKLHHLRTIICIDFVTDDVSDLFNQILQNLKKLRVLCLLSYNSTKLPESVGELKHLRYLNISETPVSELPRSLCSLYHLQLLLLNGKVSSLPEKLCNLTKLRHLQWSYNEGVPQIPNIGKLTSLQQFEIFSVQKKKGYELQQLRDMNEIHGSLCVTNLENVTGKDQALESKLHQKSHLGSLQLVWSYKNNTNAEDSLHLEVLEGMMPPPQLEDLTISGYKSSKYPGWLLDGSYFENLGSLIFENCSVVQSLPSSTELFRNCSVLYLDNMPNLKALPCLPLGLEELAVYNCPLLLFMSNDELEHHDQREKTIRTDYLASQLSLIWEVDSGSDIRSVLSSERSFLKQLVILMHTDMSHVQNLESSLERDKDEVLMKEDIIKAWIFRHEHMMRLMYGRSIGMPLVPPSGLRELTLSSCSITDEALAVCLDGLVSLQILILSKIMTLTTLPSKEILQRLTKLNFLQVGYCWCLWSLGGLRVVTSVSAVELFSCPSLGLAHGAECLPLSLESLTIKNCVLAADFLCTDWPQMKNIHIANCRTTTCFSVGSLTSVKSLSLLHLPDLCTLEGLPSLLHLSSVCLIDVPKLTPECVSQFRVQRTLDVSNPVIINNMLSAEGLTVPAHLSLKGCTEPFISFEESANFTSVMGLCFIDCQMISLPTNLKCFSNLKSLWIFSCPNISSLPDLPSSLQEICISSCSELLKESCRAPDGESWSKIAHIRQRLFS from the coding sequence ATGACGGAAGTGGCGTTAGCTAGTGCTGGCTTAAGATTAGCTGCATCACCAGTCCTGAAGAAACTCCTTGCTAATGCTTCAACATTCCTTGGAGTGGACATGGCGCGTGAGCTCCATGAACTGGAGACCACTATCTTGCCACAATTCGAGCTGGTGATTGAAGCAGCAAACAAGGGAAACCATAGGGCTAGGCTGGACAAATGGCTTCAGGAACTCAAAGAAGCATTCTACATGGCCGAAGACTTGCTGGATGGGCACGAGTACAACCTCCTCAAGCACAAAGCAAACGAGAAGGATTCCTTGCCTGGCAATGCCTCCTCCATCAGCAGCACTTTTATGAAGCCTTTACGTGCTGCATCAAGCAGACTGTCCAATCTGAGCTCTGAGAACAGAAAGCTAATTAGCCAGCTGAATGAACTGAAGGCTACACTAGCAAAAGCAAAGGAATTCCGTGAACTGCTCTGCTTACCAGCTGGTTGTGATCGAGAGAGCCCCACAATACCATCAGCTGTTGTTCCCGAGACGACATCACTACCACCTCTGAAAGTGATTGGTCGTGATAAGGATTGCAATCATATAATAGATTGTCTTACCAAGACAACCGCTACTACAGAGTGCAGTACAGCTATGTACTCAAGTTTGGCCATTGTTGGAGCTGGAGGCATGGGAAAGTCCACCTTGGCGCAGCTTGTTTACAATTGCAAGAGGGTAAAAGAATATTTTGATGTGACAATGTGGGTAAGCATCTCACGGAAACTTGATGTCCGCCGTCATACACGTGAGATTATAGAGTCTGCCTCTCAGGGGGAATGTCCACACATTGATAACCTTGATACTCTACAGCGCAAGTTGACAAACATACTACAGGAATCCGGGAAATTCCTGCTTGTGTTGGATGATGTTTGGTTCGAACCTGGCAGTGAAAGGGAATGGGACCAACTGTTGGCTCCTCTAGCTTCCCAAGAGATGGGAAGCAAAGTTTTGGTAACTTCTCGACGGGATATATTTCCAGCTGCTCTTTGCTGTGAGGAAGTGTTTCCTCTGCAAAACATGGAAGATGCTCACTTCTTGGCACTCTTCAAGCAACATGCATTATCTGGACCAGAAATTAGAAATCCGCAGTTGCGTGAAAAGCTGGATGATTTTGCAAAGAAGATCACTAAAAGGCTTGGACAATCTCCTTTGGCAGCAAAAGTTGTGGGCTCTCAGTTAAAAGGGAAGACAGATATCACTGCATGGAAGGATGCTCTAACTATTAAGGTTGACAAATTAAGTGAGCCCATGAGAGCTCTGTTGTGGAGTTATGAGAAGTTAGATCCATGTCTGCAGAGGTGCTTCCTATATTGCAGCTTGTTTCCAAAAGGCTACAAATATGACATTGATGATTTGGTTCATTTCTGGATGGCCGAGGGCCTTATTGATACGCGCAACCAAGCCAAAAGAGTGGAAGATACCGGGAGTGATTGCTTCAAGGAGATGATCTCTGCTTCATTCTTTCAACCAGTTAATGAGGAAAACACTTCCACGTACTATGTAATGCATGATCTCCTTCATGATCTGGCAGAATTACTCTCCAAAGAAGACTATTTCAGACTGGAAGATGATAAGGTGACAGAAATACCATCCACTGTTCGACATTTATCTGTCTGTGTTGATAGTATGATGCAACACAAGCAAAGTATCTGCAAGCTACATCATTTACGCACTATTATCTGCATAGACTTCGTAACAGATGATGTAAGTGACCTTTTCAACCAGATACTACAGAATTTGAAGAAGTTGCGTGTACTTTGTTTGTTATCATATAACAGTACTAAGCTGCCAGAATCAGTTGGTGAGTTAAAGCACCTTCGGTATTTGAACATCAGCGAAACACCGGTTTCTGAATTGCCAAGATCACTTTGTAGTCTTTACCACTTGCAGTTACTTCTATTAAATGGAAAAGTTAGCAGTTTGCCTGAGAAACTCTGCAATTTAACGAAGCTGCGACATCTTCAATGGTCGTACAACGAAGGAGTGCCTCAAATTCCAAACATTGGGAAGCTAACTTCGCTCCAACAATTTGAGATTTTTTCTGTGCAAAAGAAAAAGGGATATGAGTTGCAACAGTTGAGGGACATGAACGAGATTCATGGCAGTTTATGTGTGACAAATCTTGAGAATGTCACTGGGAAGGATCAAGCCTTAGAATCAAAGCTGCATCAGAAAAGTCATCTTGGCAGCTTACAACTTGTATGGAGTTACAAGAATAACACAAATGCAGAGGATAGTTTACATCTGGAGGTTCTAGAAGGCATGATGCCACCACCTCAACTTGAGGATCTTACAATTAGCGGTTACAAATCTTCAAAATATCCAGGATGGTTACTTGATGGTTCGTATTTTGAAAATTTGGGATCATTAATCTTTGAAAATTGCAGTGTAGTACAAAGCCTACCATCCAGTACCGAGTTATTTAGGAATTGCTCTGTACTTTACCTCGATAATATGCCAAACCTGAAGGCATTACCTTGCCTTCCACTAGGACTTGAAGAGTTAGCAGTATACAATTGTCCACTGCTTCTATTTATGTCCAACGATGAGCTGGAACATCATGATCAGAGGGAGAAAACCATTAGGACAGACTACTTGGCATCACAACTTAGTTTAATATGGGAGGTGGATTCAGGATCAGATATTAGGAGTGTACTCTCGTCAGAACGTTcttttctgaagcagctggtgataTTGATGCatactgatatgtcacatgttcaaAACCTTGAAAGTTCTCTAGAAAGGGATAAAGATGAAGTACTGATGAAAGAGGATATCATAAAGGCATGGATATTCCGCCATGAGCATATGATGAGACTCATGTATGGAAGGAGCATTGGGATGCCGCTGGTTCCACCATCAGGACTTCGTGAACTTACTCTTTCTTCATGCAGTATTACAGATGAAGCTTTAGCTGTTTGCCTTGATGGCCTGGTTTCACTGCAAATATTGATCCTTTCAAAGATTATGACTTTAACTACACTTCCTTCAAAAGAGATCCTCCAACGTTTGACAAAACTTAACTTCTTGCAAGTCGGATATTGCTGGTGCCTCTGGTCATTAGGGGGCTTACGAGTTGTTACCTCTGTTTCAGCTGTTGAATTGTTTTCCTGCCCTTCTTTAGGGTTGGCACATGGAGCTGAATGTTTGCCATTATCCCTTGAAAGCCTCACCATAAAGAATTGCGTGCTTGCAGCTGACTTCCTCTGTACTGACTGGCCACAAATGAAGAATATTCACATAGCCAATTGCAGAACCACTACATGCTTTTCTGTTGGTAGTCTCACCTCTGTTAAATCACTCTCACTGCTTCACTTGCCAGATTTATGTACGCTCGAAGGATTGCCTTCCCTGCTGCATCTTTCCAGCGTATGTTTGATTGATGTTCCGAAACTCACCCCCGAGTGTGTCTCACAGTTTCGAGTCCAGCGCACACTTGATGTTAGCAATCCTGTAATAATCAACAACATGCTCTCGGCTGAAGGTCTCACGGTTCCAGCACATCTTTCTCTTAAAGGATGCACCGAACCATTCATTTCATTCGAAGAATCAGCAAATTTCACATCTGTCATGGGCCTGTGTTTCATTGATTGTCAAATGATTTCCCTGCCAACAAATCTGAAATGTTTCTCCAATCTGAAGTCGCTCTGGATCTTTAGCTGCCCGAACATATCATCTTTACCAGATCTGCCATCCTCCCTCCAGGAGATATGTATATCGAGTTGTTCTGAGCTATTGAAGGAGAGCTGTCGAGCACCTGACGGAGAAAGTTGGTCAAAGATCGCGCATATCCGCCAGAGGCTATTTAGTTGA